CTAGAACGGGGGGAAACCTGTCTGATCATGAAGCTTTTGATTAGGAAGTATTATAATCATGAAGCGTTCAAACAGACTATGAGGAAAATTTGGAGGTTAGGGAAGGCTGTGCGATTTCGTGATCTCAATATTGAATTTACGCTTGTTGAGTTTGAAGATGCACGAGATAAGGACAAGGTTCTAAGGGAGGGTCCTTGGAATTTTGATAAGCATCTGGTTCTGTTGAAGGAGTTTGATGGGCTGTTACAGATTAGCAAGCTGGAATTGATCCATGCTCCTTTCTGGGTCCGAATCTATGATTTGCCATTAATGGCTCGTAATAGTTATGTGGGGCATCTGATTGGGAGTGCTTTGGGAGAGGTTTCAGAAGTTGACCTTGATAAGGGGAGATGGAGTGGGAGAGTATATGAGGGTTCGTGTAACTCTTGATATTTCAAAGCCTTTGTTACGTCGGAAGCGTATAGCTATGGGGGAAGGAAAGTCATGTTGGGTTCGTTTCTCTTACGAGCGATTACCTGACTTATGCTTTTATTGTGGCGTAGTTGGCCATAAACTGAAAGAGTGCACTGCTGTGGACACTACTGGCTTGGACCATGAGAAACTTCCTTATGGCCAATGGTTGAGAGCTGGGTTTTCAACTCCTCGACAGGGAGGGCGGCGTGATGCTCGTTTTACGAAATTTACAGCTCCATGGACGACGGTTGAGGCGACGGGGGCTGCTACTCCAACGAGTAGCAAGGTTGGTAGTGAGAAGGGCCCGATTGTGGTGGAAGCAGTTACATCTCTTCTATGTGGAAACGTGAGAAAGTGTAGTCTGGTACCTAACGAGCCGGAGCCAACTAGGGGATTGGCACCTTTGGGTTCCATTGGTACACCCGCTGTTTCAGGAATAGTGGTTGATGAACTAGAGAAGCAGTTGAAGGAAGATGGGGCAAAAGTTTCGCtgataaaggaaaatgaggATGATGGCTTACTGAAGTCGTTATTTTAGATGAGTCACCTTTGGGCTTGGGCTTTGGTTTCGGTCCCACTGGTGCGGTTTTGAAGCCCGACTTAAGTCTTTCTCGTCCATTACAACTTAAGGCTTAGAGAAAACCAATTCGTGCTCAGGGGCGATTGCCAGAGGCTAGGGTTCCCATTTCGCCTGTTGGCTCTGCTAAGGGAGCGATAGAAACCTTGGGTTTGCTTGGCACGTTGACTACAGGAAATCATGGCAAGAAGAGAGAGTTCTTTGCTATTGGCGGAAGATACTGTTCGAAGTAAACGACTTGCGGGCTCTGTTACGACAGAATTGGTTCTAGAGAGATTGGCGGCGGCTGGTGAACAGCCCTGCCCGGTCCAATGAAGCTCTTGAGTTGGAATCtccgtgggcttgggaacccacagAGTATTCGTACTCTTCGTGATCTGATTACCAAGGAAGTTTCTGATGTTATTTTTTTGCAAGAAACAAGATTGAAGACTCGGCAACTGGATTACTGTAAGTTTAAGTTTGGATTTCGTAATTGTTTTGGTGTTGATAGTGTGGGCGTAGTGGTGGTCTTGCTTTGCTATGGAATGATGAAATTAATGTGtctatttttaatttcactAACCACCATATACATGTTGTTGTTACAAATGCTGATGGAGGAAAATGGTTTTTAACAGGGGTATATGGGCATCCCGATTGCAGTTTGCGATTTGAAGTGTGGagtttgttaaattttttaagccGTGGTGTTAATTTACCATGGGTGGTttttggagatttcaatgaaatccttACGAACTCAAAAAAGTGTGGAGGGAATTTGAGGAGTTAAAATCAGTTAAGGGAGTTCAGGAAGGTATAAGCCGTTTGTGGGCTCAGAGATTTGGGTTTTGTGGGCCCTCGTTATACTTGGAGTAATAGGAGGGAAGGGAATGGACTGATTTGTGAACGTTTGGACAGATTTCTTGCTAACTCTTTGTGGTGTGAGTTGTATCCGCATATGAAGGTTATGCATGGAGTGGCAGCTTATTCTGACCATATTCCTTTGTGGTTAGATACAGAAGGGGCTTTTGTTAGAAGAAAGGGTAGACGATTATTTAGATTTGAAGCCATGTGGGTGGGGGGAAAAGAGTGTTCATCCATTATTGAGAAGGCTTGGCAACTAGTGGATAGTTCTACTTCTTTGTGTCGTGTTATGGAGGGTATCTCAACCTATGCAGTGGAATTGGGGAAGTGGAATAAGAGTTCTTTTGGTCATGTTCAGAAGGAATTGTTCAATGCAAAGCTGAAAATGAAGTTGTTGCAAGAATGTGACCCAAGTATGTCTCTACTGCATGAGCATAATGAAACTAGGGAAGAGGTTCAAAAGTGGCTAGAGAGAGATGAGTTAATGTGGAAGCAGAGATCTCGGGTGCTGTGGCTTAGAGAGGGTGACAGTAATTCAAGGTTTTTTCATTCTAAGGCTTATAGTCGTCGAAGGAGGAATAGTATCGTGCAGTTGCAAGATGAGTCGGGAAATTGGCTTAAAGGGGATCAGATGGATAGATTAATCACTgattattttagtaatttattcTCAGTTGCTGAACAGGTGGAATTAGGGGAAGTTGTGTCTGGTGTAGAGGCAAAAGTCACCGCTAAGATGAATGCTGATCTGTTGAAACCCTATATGGCTGAGAAAGTGGAAGTCGCCCTCAAACAAATGCATCCTTTGAAAGCTCCTGGCCCAGATGGGATGTCACCACTTTTCTTCCAGAAGTATTGGCCTGTAATAGGTAAATCAGTTACTGCCTCTATGCTTTTAGCTTTGAATACTGGAGAGTTTCCTAGGGAATTAAATCATACTTTCCTCACTTTAATTCCTAAGAATGCATCTCCCTCTAGAGCAGCTGATTTTCgacctattagtctttgtaatgtacTTTAtaagcttttataaaaaatcattgcaaatagacttaaaaaaaatactgccTGAAGTGATTTCGGATTCTCAGTGTGCATTTGTTCCCGGTAGACAAATCTCTGATAATGTTTTAGTAGCCTATGAGTTGTTACATTTTCTGAGATATAAGAGAACTGGAAAAAAGGGATTTATGTCCCTTAAACTTTATATGAGTAAGGCATATGATAAGGTGGAATGggtgtttttggaaaaaataatggGAGCACTTGGTTTTGATAGTGGACTGATCGGTATGGTGATGAAGTGTGTGAGAACTGTCTCTTTTTCAGTGCTTGTAAATGGGAGTCCAACGGGCAATATAATTCCAAGTAGAGGgataagacaaggagatccattatctccttatttgtttCTATTGTGTACGGAAGGTCTTATTTCCCTCTTAAAGTGAACTGTTGGAAAGGAGGTGGTTGAAGGTGTTAGAATTAGTAGAGGAGCTCCTAGAGTTAATCATCTATTGTTTGTGGATGATAGTGTCATATTTTGTAAAGCCGATGTTTCTACAAATGAAAAAATCCACTCTTTGTTGAACAAGTATGAGAGGGCATCGGGATAATGTATTAACAAAGACAAACCTTCCATGGTTTTTAGTGGAAATGTAAATGCGAATTTGAAAGATGAGATTATGCAACTTTGGGGGGGCAGCTATACTTAACAGTATGAGAAGTATTTGGGTCTTCCACCTATGGttgggaaataaaaaaaacaagctTTCTCGGGTATTAAACAGAGGTTGTGGAAAAAATTACAAGTGTGGAAAGAAAATTTGTTATCTCAAGGGGGTAGGGAGGTTCTTATTAAGGCTGTAGCAATGTCAATTACAACATATGCTATGAGTTGTTTTTTATTCCCTAAATCCTTGTGTCATGAGTTGGAAATGATGATGGCTAAATTCTGGTGGGGGAATCAGTCTCAGGGGAAAAACATACACTGGTTAGTTGGGAGAAACTTTGTAATTCCAAGTGTAGAGGAGGGTTGGGTTTTAAAGATTTAAGGCTTTTTAATTTGGCACTTTTAGCCAAACAAGGATGGAGGCTGATTTCAAATGAGGGCTCTCTTCTCTACAGAATTTATAAAGCACAGTATTTCCCAAATACTAGTTTATTTGAGGTAAAAGTTGGCCTTAATTCATCCTATGCGTGGAAATGAATTCAAGAGGCTGTCAAATGTTTGGCTAGAGGGTGTAGATGGCGTGTGGGCAATGGAAAATCAATTAGAGTCTTTAAAGATCCATGGCTTCCAGATTGTAATAGGAGTTCCAGATTGCAAGATGAAGCTGAGAGTGATGGCCATTTAAGAGTACAGTCTCTCATTGATGTACAAACTGGTTGGTGGAAGGTCCATAGTTTAagagctctattcaatccaaatgtagTTCAGCAGATATTGAAGCTGAATGTTTCTAGAAGTTCAGATGATTCTTTGTTTTGGGTTCATGAGAGGAATGGTATATATTCTGTCAAGAGTGCTTATAGAGTGCTACTGCAGAGTCAATCCCAATCAGGTGGTCAGAATTCAAGGGAAAGTAGTCATCAAGGTTTTTGGAAATGTTTGTGGGGTTTGAAGCTAccgaaaaaaatgaaaatatttgcaTGGAAGGCATGTCAAGAGCTGCTGCCCACTTTCCAGAACCTGAAGAAAAAGCATGTCTTGGAGGCTAACCAGTGTGTGTTTTGTGATCAAGTAAGTGAAGATGTTGCTCATGCTTTGTTCTTTTGCTCGGATGTGAGGAAGGTATGGTTGGATTTTTGTTCTCAGCTTGGTATTGTGGATACTGCTGTTTCTTTTTGGGATTTGGCAAACCTTGCTTGGGATAGGGGGAAGATGAGTTATTGGCCAAATTTATTGTCATTGCTTGGGGGCTTTGGTATAGAAGAAATGAGTTTCTTTATGAGAAGGTGTCTATGCAACTCAATGAAATAGTGAATCATGCTTTACGTATTCAGCGGGAATATAAACAGTTGCAAGTTTTTGATGTTTCTCATAAGAAAATCAATAAAGTTGTGACTTGGTATCCACCTCCTATGGGCTTCTTgaagttgaatgttgatggggcTACTTTTAGTGATCAAAATTCTGCTGGGGTGGGGGTAATTCTTAGAGATCATAATGGTGATGTAGTGGTGGCCTGTAGTAAAGCTGAAAAAGCAGTCTCTTCTGCAGAATTTATTGAAGCTACTGCTTTGTTAAGGGGATTACAATTATGTGCTCAATGGGGTGTTCCAAAAGTGTTGCTAGAATCTGATTGTTTGATACTTGTTGATGCTTTGAATGGTATATATGAGTTCCTAactgattttgattttattctacAAGATATTCGTAGACTTATGCGGGGTTTTCAAGAGGCTAAAGTAGTTCATGTTCATCGGCTGGGCAATATGGCTGCTCATCGGTTGGCAAGATATGCTTGGGAAGTGGATGATATTGTGATGTGGTGGGACTATTGTCCTTCTTTTGTAAGTCAAGCTATTTGGCTTGATAAGATTTCTATTTGTAAGGATTCTACTTGATATCAATGAATGTttcagttttataaaaaaaaaaaaaaaattaatatctggaggcaaaaaaatcattaaaatttggACAATGCTAAGGGGCCATACATCATGTACCATTGGACCTGCTCctaatcaatttttattttttttcttttttctttcaacatagttaaatattttttaaaataagaatacagACATTTATtgatagtcactttcttaatcattaaaaaaaattaaaacacataaaagGTCAAACTGATCTGGCAAAATCAAGGAGCTacttagcatttttcttaaaatttattcatGAGCCCTTAAGGcaccgtttggatagtgaaagtatttcatctcatctaatcttatcattataattttctcaaattcttatacaaaatataataaacaaatcaaaattttcaaattctaaaataataataatattaaaaaataacatttcaataaatttttgttcaatttttaactttaatttcatctcaactcattgtCTAAATGACACCTTAACTTTTGAAAATGTGTCATGGGTATTGTGAAAATGAACCaatcttaataattttattatgagaATGACATATCAAATAAGCAGATTAGTCAGATGATCAAACCGTGTTTTATTTGAGTTGGTCCAAAGATGACAATTAGGTTATAGTCAAGTTAAATTCGAGTTCGTGTTAAATTAATCcaagattttttattaagagAAACTCTACTTTCAACCCAGCTTGGGAAACCCCATGCAACCGGCGCTCCTTTTGATgacaaatattgtttttttaacattttgccCTTATCATTTCGTtcattctctcttcctctatcaatttttttctgaccttcttcttcttcctccctatACATTTCTCTCATCTGCATATcgcaaacattttttaaacttatcacTCCCAAGTGCAATCCCTcttcaatcaaaacatttttgaCCCTCTTCAATCAAAACTTTCTGAAATGGAACGGTATTGTGTACACCTCAAAGAATAATAGACTCGGTAATTGCAAAATCAAACTTCATTAAACCAACAGTACTTACAGTGCCATTGACTAACCACAAAGACAAACCAGCAAGAACTTGAGAAGGAGGACCACAAATTGTTGCTACTGGGATGGCTTAGACGTAGGGGTACTGCCCACTAGAGACGGAGGACCCGAAGAGGCAAGATCCAACCAAAGTTGGAGTCTTTGTTGGGGACCCACGAACAAGGCAATTTGCTGAGAGAGGCAACTCTTGTTGGAATTCTATCGCTATTTTAGCtcgagaagaaaaagaaggaagaagaggagaaacATGGAGGTACTGCAGTCATCGAGAGTGTTCTCCTTCAGGAACGCAACCATTGTGGTCTGCTTCTTGAATGTCGTCGCTGCTCTTCTCTTGCTTCAGAACTTCTTCTCTTCGGCCTCTTCCCGCTACAGAATCTCTACATCTCAATTCACTTCTGCGCAAATCCAGTATATCAAAGAATCTGAAGAGATCCGCCTTTCTATGCAACCATTGGAACTGATCAAAAGAGTGATGGAAATTGGACAAGAAGCATATGCAAAGCCAGAGACAGTCCAGCAAAAAGATACAAAGCAAACTGCTGCAGTTGATCTTTCTAAAAGGTTAAAGGATTTTCGTTCCCTAAATGATGCTGGCAGCTTGAAAGCTTTGGAGGAATGGCATAAATGGAAGATGGAACGTGCAAGACAGCGGGAACCAGGAAAAAATGGATCTGTCACCTCTCAAGCCTGATGCAATTGTAGCATTGAAACACTTGTGAAACTTCATACCAAGTTATTATACGATCTTCTCTTTTACTTGTATATATAGCTTATAGATGTACTATTGTTGATTTAATTGCTGACGGATAGTTGATGGATATGAACTTTGAGTTTGGATTGCAAGatggtttcatcttatctccaaaaaaaaaaaagaacttgagAAGGAGGGGAGCAACTAGTAGCCAATTAATGCAATCTTCTTGCTTCCCTTTCAGACTAGAGTAAGGTAAGGATATCGCCTTCCCTCATAGGTCCCTTGACATTCCTCATGATGAACTGGTTCTGATTGTCCAGAAACTTGACTCTCACCTGAGTCACCTGTCCTCTCGATCTAGTTCAAGCCATTACTTTCACCACCACAGCATGCTTCACTTGAGATTCCATCCTGTGCTAAGCAACGGTGGATGATCTCAAATTATAGAGAGAGGTATATAAGTGGACTGGAGAGCTTGCGAAGGctgaagagaagaagaggaagacagataaagaaagaagaagaaaaaaacgaAGGGTTTGGTCTCAGACATAACATGTTGGGTTCATTTCTGTTCTTCTGCTTGAGTCTAGAAACACTTCGGTTTTTCAgagtaaagagagagagagtgtgtgtgtgtgacagTGATTTAGGTGAGTTGTTAAATTTTGTCAGAGTTACGTCATCTGGTTATACAAGGTTCCGCAAGAGCGGTTCTACAAAGcagaaatgttttattaaacTCGGCACTTATCCGCctattgttttttattattttattgtcaaatTTGCAGATTGTGTTAAAGAATACTAACCATGTAATTAGTAACAATAGCTAGCTATTTGCTTATGCGCATAATCAGATCATAAGATCATGACTCTTATGATCTGAGAGGCTTATActactttctttctttaaatgtTGAAAGTCGTGCTTAATTAATtaggggatatatatatatatatatatatatatatatatatatatatatatatatatatacacgcacgCGAGTAATGTTATGTACAGTTGTGAAGTGTATAAATGACAcgcaattc
Above is a genomic segment from Juglans microcarpa x Juglans regia isolate MS1-56 chromosome 1D, Jm3101_v1.0, whole genome shotgun sequence containing:
- the LOC121267924 gene encoding uncharacterized protein LOC121267924, encoding MEVLQSSRVFSFRNATIVVCFLNVVAALLLLQNFFSSASSRYRISTSQFTSAQIQYIKESEEIRLSMQPLELIKRVMEIGQEAYAKPETVQQKDTKQTAAVDLSKRLKDFRSLNDAGSLKALEEWHKWKMERARQREPGKNGSVTSQA